CACGAGCACGCTCACGCGACGCCCGCGTACATCAAACACGGACAGACGAACATCGCCTTCCCGTGCCACACCATAATCGATCTGCACCGATCCACGCGAGGGATTCGGACATCCCTTCGACAGGAAGTTACCCCGCGCTGATGCGGGAATGTCGGCGCCTGTCACGCCCGTACAGTCTCCAAAGTAGTGAACGGGCAGGATGATCGGGTTCTCGGTTGAGAATATGGAGTCATCGAGAAACACATTTCTGTTCGGTCCCGGATCGCATTCGTAGACGCCACCCAGCAGATACTTGAACTCGACACTCTTCAATGTCCCGGCGGGAAATGTGAGTCGCCGCGAGAACACCCCGTCCCCGGCGACACTGTCGGGAAGGACACCGTCATCCGCAAAGAGCGTCGTGGACGGCACAGTCCATGTCAGCGGCAGAGCGCTTCCGTTGATCGCCAGCGTGTCTGCCGCCCCGAACGGCGGATCTCCATTGGGCGACTGGACGAAGAACAGCACATCGATGTCGACTCCGGTAAAGTCCACCGGGGCTTCGTCGTTCCACCAGATGTCCAGTGTGTCGGTCCCCGTGGCCGGATCGATCGTGTAGAAGTGGTTTCCGATCGACTCCCAGGTAGCGCAGTTGTGCGTGAACTTGTATTCCAAATCCACCGGAGTCACGCAGTCCATCGAAAAGTCCACATCCGCTGTATAGACACTGTCCCCGTCCGCATCCAGAAGAAGGTGGTCGCAGGTGGGACTCCACGACAGAGGCGCCACTCCCCCTTCGATCGCGAAGGTGTCCGGCGGGCTCGAGAACGACACCAGGTACTGGCTCATATGGCCGCGCACATGCAGCCGGAATCTCATGAACGACGCGACATTACCAGAGCCATCTTCCACAACCGTGTTGTTCGCCAGATCCTTCACGCCCGAAACGGTCACGCTCTCGCAACTCCCGAAGCCAAACGCCGCGTCCAGTGCCAGCGTGACCCCGGTGGAGTCTCCGGTGAGCGCCGCACCGGATACCGTGACGCCACCACTCAGTGCGTAGTTCGCCGCATCTTCCGCCGTCACGGCATCCAGCGCTTCGCTGAAGGAGACCACGAGCGAAGTCGGCGCGCCGTCCGGAACACGGGCGGAAAGTACCGTCGGCGGGATCGTATCCGAGCCGGTCTGCAGCGGAACATGAGTCGAACACATCACGAAGGAAGTGTCCGCCCAGTTGACGGCGTTCCAGTCATCCGGCGGGTCATTTGCCGTATCCTGCGCGGGATCGGTCATGCCGCCACCGGTAGACGCCACCTCCACCCAGATCTCCGCGGGATCCCCCAGCCTTGATCGGGAGATCTTCCATTCGATCCCCGAAGGCGACCCGGCGGACAGCGCCGCACCG
Above is a genomic segment from Gemmatimonadota bacterium containing:
- a CDS encoding Ig-like domain-containing protein, translated to MNAYRHARLALWISVLFVSTALTLDVRAAGFGTPAVDGMVDAVYGGPEATDPVDAPQGNAPMDLGDLFVCNDNAYWYFLFTVHEDIASANWGKYLLLIDTTNDSTGATSDPWGRSVVVDDAHLVEYSARTWLDNPPYGASDTQFWEWTGAAWSGVGAVDGAALSAGSPSGIEWKISRSRLGDPAEIWVEVASTGGGMTDPAQDTANDPPDDWNAVNWADTSFVMCSTHVPLQTGSDTIPPTVLSARVPDGAPTSLVVSFSEALDAVTAEDAANYALSGGVTVSGAALTGDSTGVTLALDAAFGFGSCESVTVSGVKDLANNTVVEDGSGNVASFMRFRLHVRGHMSQYLVSFSSPPDTFAIEGGVAPLSWSPTCDHLLLDADGDSVYTADVDFSMDCVTPVDLEYKFTHNCATWESIGNHFYTIDPATGTDTLDIWWNDEAPVDFTGVDIDVLFFVQSPNGDPPFGAADTLAINGSALPLTWTVPSTTLFADDGVLPDSVAGDGVFSRRLTFPAGTLKSVEFKYLLGGVYECDPGPNRNVFLDDSIFSTENPIILPVHYFGDCTGVTGADIPASARGNFLSKGCPNPSRGSVQIDYGVAREGDVRLSVFDVRGRRVSVLVDGQRPRGASRVIWNGTDGFGRRLPAGLYFYRIEMDGFCETRKIVLIP